From Chloroflexota bacterium, one genomic window encodes:
- a CDS encoding glycine betaine/L-proline ABC transporter ATP-binding protein — translation MATEDPHYTQRQPTQIEVKNLWKVFGKNPKIALQDKYASSSRAEIQEELGLVVALRDVSFRVGKGQIFVIMGLSGSGKSTLVRCLIRLIESTQGAVLFDGEDVLKFDSEQLIQFRREKIAMVFQHYGLLPHRRVLDNVAYGLEIRGVDKEARYEAALEAIETVGLKGWEDYLPSEMSGGMQQRVGLARALAADSEVLLMDEPFSGLDPLIRREMQDELISLQTSIQKTIVFITHDLNEALKIGDRIAIMRDGEIVQEGTPEEIVTLPADDYVTSFIQDVSRAKVIQAKAIMQEPDVVVNDWQGPRAALQAMRSNDTDVLLVLGHNSILKGIITEDEAGNLARQKVESLRDVRLSEVMTSSPDAYIEELIPMAASTEHPIAVVNEDGRLLGQVHRGALLTGMSDDSMED, via the coding sequence ATGGCAACGGAAGACCCTCATTATACGCAGCGCCAGCCAACGCAGATCGAGGTCAAGAACCTCTGGAAGGTATTCGGCAAGAACCCGAAAATCGCCCTCCAGGACAAGTATGCCTCGTCATCGCGCGCCGAAATTCAGGAAGAACTAGGGCTTGTCGTCGCACTGCGCGATGTGTCGTTCCGAGTCGGCAAAGGGCAGATTTTCGTCATTATGGGACTGTCCGGCAGCGGCAAATCAACGCTGGTACGCTGCCTCATCCGCCTCATCGAATCCACGCAAGGCGCGGTGCTGTTCGATGGCGAAGATGTGCTGAAGTTCGACTCCGAACAGCTCATCCAGTTCCGCCGCGAGAAGATTGCGATGGTCTTCCAGCACTACGGGCTGCTGCCACATCGCCGCGTGCTCGACAATGTCGCATACGGGCTGGAGATTCGCGGCGTTGACAAAGAAGCGCGCTACGAAGCGGCGCTCGAAGCCATTGAGACCGTCGGTCTGAAGGGCTGGGAAGACTACTTGCCCAGCGAGATGAGCGGCGGTATGCAGCAGCGTGTCGGACTGGCGCGCGCGCTCGCAGCCGACTCCGAAGTGCTGCTGATGGACGAGCCGTTCAGCGGACTCGACCCTCTCATCCGCCGAGAGATGCAAGACGAACTTATCTCGCTGCAGACATCCATCCAGAAAACCATCGTCTTCATCACACACGACCTCAACGAGGCGCTGAAAATCGGCGACCGCATCGCCATTATGCGCGACGGCGAGATTGTGCAGGAAGGCACGCCCGAAGAGATAGTAACCCTGCCCGCGGACGACTATGTAACTTCATTCATCCAGGATGTTTCGCGCGCGAAGGTCATTCAGGCGAAAGCGATTATGCAAGAACCCGATGTGGTCGTGAACGACTGGCAGGGCCCACGCGCCGCGCTCCAAGCAATGCGCAGCAACGATACCGATGTGTTGCTCGTGCTTGGGCACAACAGCATCCTGAAGGGCATCATCACCGAAGACGAAGCCGGAAATCTCGCGCGGCAGAAAGTCGAATCCCTGCGCGATGTTCGACTGTCCGAAGTGATGACCTCAAGTCCGGACGCGTACATCGAAGAACTTATCCCGATGGCGGCGAGCACGGAGCATCCCATCGCAGTCGTCAACGAAGACGGTCGGCTGCTCGGCCAAGTGCACCGCGGCGCTCTGCTTACAGGGATGTCGGACGACTCGATGGAGGATTAA
- a CDS encoding ABC transporter permease subunit translates to MALFTTFAMLFFGFMGLWENTIDTVALMLVSVAIAVAAGLPLGVIGARSQLADNIMRPILDAMQTMPSFVYLLPGILFFGLGSPAGIFATLIYAVPPVIRLTNLGIRQVDEEVVEAARSFGASPWQVLTKVQVPMAMPTIMAGINQTTMMALAMVTIASMVAAGGLGDNVLRALQKNQVGEGLISGAAIVFLAIIFDRLTQGVARGRQDALSHAAG, encoded by the coding sequence ATGGCGCTCTTCACCACTTTCGCGATGCTGTTCTTCGGCTTTATGGGACTGTGGGAGAACACGATAGACACAGTGGCGCTCATGCTGGTGTCGGTCGCAATCGCGGTCGCCGCCGGACTGCCGCTCGGCGTAATTGGCGCACGCAGTCAGCTGGCGGACAACATAATGCGCCCGATTCTGGACGCCATGCAGACGATGCCCAGCTTCGTGTACCTGTTGCCGGGCATTCTGTTCTTCGGACTCGGCTCACCGGCAGGCATATTCGCCACGCTCATCTACGCCGTGCCGCCCGTCATACGCCTGACCAATCTGGGCATTCGACAAGTAGATGAAGAAGTCGTAGAAGCCGCGCGTTCGTTCGGCGCATCACCTTGGCAGGTGCTGACGAAGGTGCAAGTGCCAATGGCAATGCCCACGATAATGGCGGGCATCAACCAGACCACGATGATGGCGCTCGCAATGGTAACAATCGCTAGCATGGTCGCCGCCGGCGGCTTGGGCGACAACGTTCTGCGCGCCCTGCAAAAGAACCAGGTCGGCGAAGGGCTAATCTCCGGCGCAGCTATCGTCTTCCTAGCCATCATCTTCGATCGGCTCACGCAGGGCGTAGCCCGTGGCCGCCAAGACGCACTGAGCCATGCTGCTGGTTAA